In one window of Sardina pilchardus chromosome 23, fSarPil1.1, whole genome shotgun sequence DNA:
- the znf654 gene encoding uncharacterized protein znf654, producing MAEEESEVELDRLKEELESLLVASARDEHGHISKSYCAKFCKLVEEHTGRWQVPLPQLQVLRWALCSFVRGTASFPADCEHVRYTLSSLALSVFELLLFFGKDEFPEDPLKGILDSFQECQACLVRHQNVYLLQLRQIIRDGGPWAGAVLQGILKGAPQATEEVSRFLGSEACVFLELRVRYLLVCERVDEAMALAKACSQHPTAGRHLFFLQAYLTCLWKASFHDRLHTQMSVIDGKDAVEIICGCEGEEDDELLLSLSRGFLSQQLRSGDMFNLWDLVFVWSKLQLRANPSTEDFLQQCQQLIFTTTNIRTVFPFIKIILAEVGKCGLRFCVELCAWALESDLQSDLVTKSLLYKTVAFLLPADLEVCRVCALLVFFLERTVESYKTVSLLYTHPDVEYSADASPVGNHVRFEVLQILKKGLYFDPEFWNLLTLRTTCASLLSDPLAKAELTEILVEEPWAPTCCVREPCECQLDPPDASDAAALTPPPQPASEQRRPAVTVAAERPRVPGREAPCRAPGEGKRRGRKPGSKLVVDTSSERRRSFRQLDMAQQNMARQVGSGTLSRQQRVLSRQGDRRGWKRRGRKPRWLLEEEAAAQAENSAPGVRGRRPGRKPGRRTQTPPGQMRTYERNRSLAAQIQGLGDWLDAAPPHGQSQMLVLSLPDNELADTWTTESPSSPVPRCVPERCEKVGRAAEDSSLRRLLQMFSESGAEGSFQTHNPLAAVRQFHSYAKAHQEQGVQLDAEPEAEPTLELAERRETPAAASEPQVVEVVEVEVATFPSAEPGDASASAPLDGAEKLSQTAATEEIRLITEPKVTAEDDFVLDGVRDHKGDRSYGNNRLDRCDALRHPAGPVAAANSVMAAQMVPVSIFHKLTPPICVVEPPAIRESEAAGQAVDRTPDGTPQRPQQTPLVRTPTKSEPSHTNTLQAPGRPFPPALQEMPPCVTPASTLAPCATPASALVPAPAPQPELPPPPPLQKMAPQPPRSAPEPYPREAAPLTSGQLTATATETPELKAFASPAAPQQHTPAQATPEQHTPAETNVVQHTPAQTALPSAAPGTVPPEAPVPASPSVPESPVLVHCCRLCDKVFKGGNIMRHAYSHYRGNQLLSAGKCMFCEEPPADPDEAYEHFSRHVEQIRSEPQPVLPKARENGTAHDQRPALRTLAPTGGPRGRPRKRKHHWWTRTSVIPAEEEPPEGADVTQPNSKHHPPRPNGKFRWKKRRMQQESEDGSVRRGRRPLRPRVKAGVRDGRRGRKRVKGDEGPASSESLGNITGEGGVASQPPPGEQPVTAKPTKPIKPIKQTDKHANKQTNKQTNKQINKQLDKQTNKQPNKVKRKKAQKPLEKAGPPTVQSSQTEGAVQEAGPVKPSESSGPVPGHTSDPLCQPDLVACPVEWCQLHLRSRGSTVLGHLLQDHPAESAAFRSAFETADGRCTYCSRRFNSFQHFHDHVGRHCHASLRHPCPHQGCPEAFQRLGDMREHVKERHMHALRMQCCFAGCTHTAHTSMELHRHERKHYVQTPRQRRPRVMPQNGEVRVTAKSMPPPLSATAVPLAVSGSAVLPPVQGNARPPLLPSAGAPPQDQVPAAADLERKTVSLNPVGTDSMNSGGENKGSVASLVPGSPQGLVNGHSSKAADSSPGAGAVAGPKAEPEVPLASPYGSVGHKPFVRPLPCAYLDERYTSMPKRRKDAPVTIVRPVAAAVAEAAAVVEAVASGGASGVSAAPPQRQRCSRCFISLASADELQEHLKKCSALFGFDSDEEGGW from the exons TGAGCAGGTTCCTTGGCTCGGAGGCTTGCGTGTTCCTGGAGCTGCGTGTGCGCTACCTGctggtgtgtgagcgcgtggATGAGGCCATGGCTCTGGCCAAAGCCTGCAGTCAGCACCCCACTGCCGGACGACACCTGTTCTTCCTGCAGGCCTACCTCACCTGCTTGTGGAAGGCCTCGTTCCACGACCGCCTGCACACACAG ATGTCTGTGATTGACGGCAAGGATGCGGTGGAGATCATCTGTGGctgtgagggggaggaggacgaTGAGCTGCTGCTGTCACTCAGCCGAGGCTTCCTGAGCCAGCAGCTACGCAGTGGAGACATGTTCAACCTgtg GGATCTGGTGTTCGTGTGGAGTAAGCTGCAGCTCCGAGCCAACCCATCTACTGAGGACTTCCTGCAGCAATGCCAGCAGCTCATCTTCACCACTACCAACATCCGCACCGTCTTCCCCTTCATCAAGATCATCCTGGCagag GTGGGGAAGTGTGGCCTGAGGTTCTGCGTGGAGCTTTGCGCGTGGGCACTGGAGTCGGACCTGCAGAGTGACCTGGTCACCAAGTCGCTGCTCTACAAGACCGTGGCCTTCCTGCTGCCGGCGGACCTGGAGGTGTGTCGCGTGTGCGCGCTGCTCGTGTTCTTCCTGGAGCGCACGGTGGAGTCCTACAAGACGGTGTCGCTGCTCTACACGCACCCCGACGTGGAGTACAGCGCCGACGCCAGCCCCGTGGGCAACCACGTGCGCTTCGAGGTGCTCCAGATCCTCAAGAAGGGGCTCTACTTCGACCCCGAGTTCTGGAACCTTCTGACGCTGCGCACCACCTGCGCCAGCCTGCTGAGCGACCCGCTGGCCAAAGCCGAGCTGACGGAGATCCTGGTCGAGGAGCCCTGGGCGCCCACCTGCTGCGTGCGCGAGCCGTGCGAGTGCCAACTCGACCCGCCGGACGCCAGCGACGCCGCCGCCCtgacgccgccgccgcagccTGCCAGCGAGCAGAGGAGACCGGCGGTCACCGTGGCGGCAGAGAGACCCCGAGTCCCGGGGCGAGAGGCGCCCTGCAGGGCGCCGGGGGAAGGGAAGCGAAGGGGGAGGAAGCCGGGCAGCAAGCTAGTAGTGGACACCTCGTCGGAGCGGCGGCGCTCCTTCCGGCAGCTGGACATGGCGCAGCAGAACATGGCGCGGCAGGTGGGCAGCGGCACGCTGTCGCGGCAGCAGCGGGTGCTCTCGCGCCAGGGCGACCGGCGCGGCTGGAAGCGGCGGGGGAGGAAGCCCCGCtggctgctggaggaggaggcggcggcgcaGGCGGAGAACAGCGCGCCGGGGGTGCGGGGCCGCCGGCCGGGCAGGAAGCCGGGTCGGAGGACGCAGACGCCCCCGGGGCAGATGAGGACGTACGAGCGGAACCGGAGCCTGGCGGCGCAGATCCAGGGGCTCGGCGACTGGCTGGACGCCGCTCCGCCACACGGGCAGAGCCAAATGCTGGTGCTCTCTCTGCCCGACAACGAGCTGGCGGACACGTGGACGACCGAATCCCCATCCTCACCTGTGCCCAGGTGCGTCCCGGAGCGCTGCGAGAAGGTCGGTCGAGCGGCGGAGGACTCGTCGCTCCGGCGACTCCTGCAGATGTTCTCGGAGAGCGGCGCCGAAGGGTCCTTTCAGACGCACAACCCGCTGGCCGCCGTCCGGCAGTTTCACAGCTACGCCAAAGCTCACCAGGAGCAGGGCGTGCAGCTGGACGCCGAGCCGGAGGCCGAGCCGACCCTCGAGCTCGCCGAGAGGCGCGAGACCCCGGCGGCCGCCTCCGAGCCtcaggtggtggaggtggtggaagtGGAGGTGGCCACGTTCCCCTCCGCCGAGCCAGGGGACGCGTCTGCCTCCGCACCCTTAGATGGCGCTGAGAAGCTGAGCCAGACAGCCGCTACCGAAGAAATTAGACTGATAACTGAGCCAAAGGTCACTGCAGAGGATGATTTCGTCCTAGACGGCGTCCGAGACCACAAAGGTGACCGTAGCTATGGCAACAACCGCCTGGACAGGTGTGATGCTCTCAGGCATCCGGCCGGCCCTGTTGCTGCGGCAAATAGTGTGATGGCGGCTCAGATGGTTCCGGTCTCGATCTTCCATAAGTTAACCCCGCCCATCTGCGTGGTCGAGCCTCCAGCTATCAGAGAGTCCGAGGCGGCAGGCCAGGCAGTAGATCGGACACCAGACGGGACGCCACAGAGGCCGCAGCAGACACCGCTGGTCAGGACCCCTACGAAGTCCGAGCCGTCCCACACGAACACGCTGCAGGCCCCTGGACGCCCCTTTCCTCCTGCGCTGCAAGAGATGCCGCCCTGTGTCACTCCAGCGTCTACCCTGGCACCCTGTGCCACCCCAGCGTCTGCCCTGGTACCTGCCCCTGCCCCACAGCCTGAgttgccgccaccaccaccactgcaaaAGATGGCTCCGCAGCCTCCGCGCTCAGCGCCAGAGCCCTACCCCAGAGAGGCGGCTCCACTGACCAGTGGCCAGCTGACCGCCACAGCGACGGAGACTCCCGAGCTGAAGGCCTTCGCGTCTCCCGCCGCTCCgcagcaacacacacctgctcaggCGACGCCGGAGCAACACACACCTGCCGAGACGAACGTAGTGCAACACACACCGGCTCAGACAGCGCTGCCGAGTGCCGCGCCCGGGACCGTACCACCTGAAGCACCCGTGCCCGCCTCACCCTCCGTGCCCGAATCCCCCGTGCTCGTCCACTGCTGCCGTCTGTGTGATAAAGTCTTCAAGGGCGGCAACATCATGCGACACGCGTACTCCCATTACCGGGGTAATCAGCTGCTGTCCGCGGGCAAGTGCATGTTCTGCGAAGAGCCCCCTGCGGACCCGGACGAGGCCTACGAGCACTTCTCGCGCCACGTGGAACAGATTCGCTCGGAGCCTCAGCCCGTGCTGCCGAAGGCCCGCGAGAACGGCACCGCTCACGACCAGCGCCCCGCGCTCAGGACTCTGGCCCCCACCGGGGGTCCCCGGGGAAGGCCCCGTAAGAGGAAACACCACTGGTGGACGCGGACGTCCGTCATCCCCGCGGAGGAGGAGCCGCCCGAGGGAGCGGACGTCACGCAGCCCAACAGCAAACATCACCCGCCGCGGCCCAACGGGAAGTTCAGGTGGAAGAAGCGGCGCATGCAACAGGAGTCGGAGGACGGCTCTGTTCGGAGGGGACGGCGTCCGCTACGGCCGAGGGTGAAAGCTGGCGTTCGAGACGGACGAAGGGGAAGGAAGAGGGTGAAGGGCGACGAAGGCCCCGCCTCCTCTGAGAGCCTGGGGAACATCACAGGCGAGGGGGGCGTGGCCTCACAGCCGCCACCAGGAGAACAGCCTGTTACAGCCAAACCAACCAAACCAATCAAACcaatcaaacaaacagacaaacatgcaaacaagcAAACTAACAAGCAAACTAAcaagcaaatcaacaaacaactggacaaacaaaccaacaaacaaccaaacaaagtCAAACGTAAAAAAGCACAGAAGCCCCTGGAGAAGGCCGGGCCCCCAACGGTTCAGAGCAGCCAGACGGAGGGGGCTGTGCAGGAGGCCGGGCCGGTGAAGCCCAGCGAGAGCTCGGGCCCGGTACCGGGGCATACGAGCGATCCGCTGTGCCAGCCAGACCTGGTGGCGTGCCCGGTGGAGTGGTGCCAGCTGCATCTACGGAGCCGCGGGTCGACGGTGCTGGGCCACCTGCTTCAGGACCACCCGGCCGAGAGCGCGGCGTTCCGCTCGGCCTTCGAGACCGCGGACGGCCGCTGCACGTACTGCTCGCGCCGCTTCAACTCCTTCCAGCACTTCCACGACCACGTGGGGCGCCACTGCCACGCCAGCCTGCGCCACCCTTGCCCCCACCAGGGCTGCCCGGAGGCCTTCCAGCGCCTGGGGGACATGCGCGAGCACGTGAAGGAGAGGCACATGCACGCGCTGCGCATGCAGTGCTGCTTCGCCGGCTGCACGCACACcgcacacaccagcatggagctgCACCGGCACGAGCGGAAGCACTACGTCCAGACCCCGCGCCAGCGACGTCCCCGGGTCATGCCGCAGAACGGGGAGGTACGGGTCACCGCAAAAAGCATGCCGCCTCCTCTCTCGGCTACTGCCGTGCCACTTGCTGTATCGGGTAGTGCCGTGCTGCCCCCTGTCCAGGGCAATGCCAGGCCACCTCTTCTCCCGAGCGCCGGGGCACCCCCACAAGATCAGGTGCCAGCTGCGGCAGATTTGGAGCGGAAGACGGTTTCCCTCAACCCAGTGGGAACGGACAGCATGAACTCTGGCGGGGAGAATAAGGGGAGCGTGGCATCTCTGGTGCCCGGCAGTCCTCAGGGCCTAGTGAACGGGCACAGCAGTAAGGCGGCGGATTCGAGTCCGGGTGCAGGCGCAGTCGCCGGGCCGAAGGCAGAGCCGGAGGTTCCGCTGGCGTCGCCGTATGGCAGCGTGGGCCACAAGCCCTTTGTGCGCCCGCTGCCCTGCGCTTACCTGGACGAGAGGTACACCAGCATGCCCAAGCGGCGGAAGGACGCGCCGGTGACAATCGTGCggccggtggcggcggcggtggcggaggCGGCGGCCGTGGTGGAGGCGGTTGCGAGCGGCGGCGCCAGCGGTGTCAGTGCAGCTCCGCCTCAGAGGCAGCGCTGCTCTCGGTGCTTCATCTCATTGGCCAGCGCCGACGAGCTGCAAGAGCACCTCAAGAAGTGCTCCGCCCTCTTTGGCTTCGACTCAGACGAGGAAG GTGGCTGGTGA